In Ananas comosus cultivar F153 linkage group 7, ASM154086v1, whole genome shotgun sequence, the sequence GTTGTGATGTTGTTACTGTAAATCTGTCTGTTCAGGTTTGTACTGGAGCAAAGAGTGAACAGCAGTCAAAACTTGCTGCGCGAAAGGTACCTTATGTcagtttattattaattttgagaatgTTGACTAACTGAAGCTTAGAACATCAGTCTTGAGGCTATCTTGAGGCTATTTATGAAGAAACTGACAAGTTTTTTTTGGTTGCCAGTATGCTCGCATTATTCAGAAGCTTGGTTTTCCAGCTAAATTCAAGGTATCTATTTATCTtgaggttttctttttttccttcttcttcttgtggTCAGATATAACTATTTTATCCTACGATGATCGTTTGCCTTTTTTTATGGATTGCAGGATTTCAAGATTCAGAACATTGTCGGTTCTTGTGATGTCAAATTTCCGATAAGACTTGAAGGCCTTGCATATTCTCATGGTGCTTTCTCCAGTGTAAGCTATGCCTTTTCTTCTCCGGTATTTGCTGTGTCATTGtggcttttcatttttttttttgctatgaTTAATCTATTATTTAGCAGTACAGAActtcaatttcaaatcttgtgTGCTATAAATATACTCTGAATAGTAGTAAGACATGGGTCGGTATATATTTATTTCCGATCcttttgagtttttttaaaGTCTGTAagtgttttctttctttctgcgCTTTCCGAGTGGATTCCTGTTCTGAATGCAGTTGCTTGTTGGTTGATTTCTATAGTACGAACCAGAATTATTTCCTGGTTTGATATACCGAATGAAGCAGCCAAAGATTGTGTTACTCATCTTTGTTTCTGGCAAGATTGTTCTGACTGGTGCTAAGGTGAGTTTTCTGGACGAGATACTTGCTCTATTCATTGTGCTAATTCTCATCTTACTAATTTCTATCTTTGTTACATATTCAGGTGAGAGATGAAACATACGCCGCGTTTGAAAATATATACCCTGTCCTCACAGAATTCAGGAAAACTCAGCAAGGGTATGCAGTCTCTCGAATAGATATTTGCTTATCCATAT encodes:
- the LOC109713070 gene encoding TATA-box-binding protein-like isoform X1, which encodes MEILLCELLTFNLFCQMIIKERFIFQCRLCMFYMYYFPADWLHYVVPGNIVSTVNLDCKLDLKAIALQARNAEYNPKRFAAVIMRIREPKTTALIFASGKMVCTGAKSEQQSKLAARKYARIIQKLGFPAKFKDFKIQNIVGSCDVKFPIRLEGLAYSHGAFSSYEPELFPGLIYRMKQPKIVLLIFVSGKIVLTGAKVRDETYAAFENIYPVLTEFRKTQQGWKHC
- the LOC109713070 gene encoding TATA-box-binding protein-like isoform X2, whose product is MEILLCELLTFNLFCQMIIKERFIFQCRLCMFYMYYFPADWLHYVVPGNIVSTVNLDCKLDLKAIALQARNAEYNPKRFAAVIMRIREPKTTALIFASGKMVCTGAKSEQQSKLAARKYARIIQKLGFPAKFKDFKIQNIVGSCDVKFPIRLEGLAYSHGAFSSYEPELFPGLIYRMKQPKIVLLIFVSGKIVLTGAKVRDETYAAFENIYPVLTEFRKTQQG